In a single window of the Drosophila miranda strain MSH22 chromosome XL, D.miranda_PacBio2.1, whole genome shotgun sequence genome:
- the LOC108164761 gene encoding protein unc-119 homolog, whose product MSVVGKQLNPVQSSSASTASASASASTAAAAASVSAPGSGDGNGSSGGPMGAGAAANVGGVGAEGKRKEESNVSPEEVLHLTKITDDYLCSANANVFEIDFTRFKIRDLESGAVLFEIAKPPSEQFPDGLSVEETMLAAAEELSLDDTADPNAGRYVRYQFTPAFLNLKTVGATVEFTVGSQPVNNFRMIERHFFRDRLLKTFDFEFGYCIPYSKNTCEHIYEFPNLPPDLVAEMISSPFETRSDSFYFVENRLVMHNKADYAYDGGIIV is encoded by the exons ATGAGTGTCGTGGGCAAGCAATTGAATCCAGTGCAGTCTTCCTCCGCCAGCACCGCCTCTGCTTCTGCGTCTGCCAGCACTGCTGCGGCGGCCGCCTCCGTCTCCGCCCCGGGCAGCGGTGATGGCAACGGCAGCAGCGGGGGGCCGATgggagctggagctgctgctaaTGTTGGCGGAGTCGGTGCCGAGGGCAAGCGCAAGGAGGAGTCCAACGTCAGTCCCGAAGAGGTGCTGCACCTCACCAAGATCACGGACGACTACCTCTGCTCGGCCAATGCCAATGTGTTCGAAATAGACTTTACACGCTTCAAAATACGCGATCTGGAGAGCGGTGCCGTGCTCTTTGAGATCGCCAAGCCACCCAGCGAGCAATTTCCGGACGGTTTGTCCGTGGAGGAGACAATGCTGGCCGCCGCTGAGGAGCTATCGCTTGACGACACTGCCGACCCCAATGCCGGACGCTATGTACGCTATCAGTTTACTCCGGCATTTCTCAACCTAAAAACTGTGGGCGCCAC GGTGGAGTTCACTGTGGGCAGTCAGCCAGTGAACAATTTTCGGATGATAGAGCGCCACTTCTTCCGTGATCGCCTGCTGAAAACCTTTGACTTTGAGTTTGGCTACTGCATTCCGTATTCGAAGAACACTTGCGAGCACATCTACGAGTTTCCTAATCTTCCACCCGACCTAG TTGCTGAAATGATATCGAGCCCCTTTGAGACGCGCTCGGACAGCTTTTACTTTGTGGAGAATCGTCTTGTCATGCACAACAAGGCCGACTACGCCTACGATGGCGGCATTATCGTCTAA
- the LOC117185912 gene encoding protein argonaute-2-like: MQLPGPRSENIRSPRPYSDLYSGTQGDILCLHVGPPLKNIYLPIELCRIEDGQALNRKDGANQVAAMIKYAATSTNERKAKIIHLLEYFKHNLDPTISHFGIRLENDFIVVNTRTLNAPQVEYKNNNLASVRNGSWRMDRMQFYDPKPKLHKWAILYGKIHYMSVVDFQRMVSCARLEAEFHSDPD, from the exons ATGCAGCTCCCAGGGCCAAGAAGTGAAA ATATTAGATCGCCACGGCCGTACTCTGACTTATACTCTGGAACTCAAGGAGACATACTCTGCTTGCATGTTGGGCCGCCGTTGAAAAACATTTATTTGCCTATCGAACTATGTCGCATTGAGGATGGGCAGGCCCTGAAT CGCAAGGATGGAGCTAATCAGGTGGCGGCCATGATTAAGTATGCTGCCACTTCCACCAACGAGAGGAAGGCCAAGATCATCCACTTGCTCGAATATTTCAAACACAACTTAGATCCGACCATCAGCCACTTTGGCATTCGCTTGGAAAACGACTTCATTGTGGTGAATACACGCACCCTCAATGCGCCTCAGGTTGAGTATAAGAATAACAATTTGGCTTCAGTGAGGAACGGTTCGTGGCGCATGGATCGCATGCAATTCTATGACCCCAAGCCAAAGCTACATAAATGGGCTATACTCTACGGTAAGATTCACTACATGAGTGTGGTCGATTTTCAGCGCATGGTAAGTTGTGCACGGCTGGAAGCAGAATTTCACTCAGATCCTGACTAA
- the LOC117186045 gene encoding protein argonaute-2-like → MFLGADVTHPSPDQREIPSVVGVAASHDPFGASYNMQYRLQRSTLEEIEDMESITLEHLRVYHQFRKSYPEHIVYYRDGVSDGQFPKIKNEELRGISAACSEMRINPKICCVIVVKRHHTRFFPNGTPSQYNKFNNVDPGTVVDRTIVHPNEMQFFMVSHQSIQGTARPTRYNVIENTGNLDIDLLQQLIYNLFHMFSRCNRAVSNPAPAYLAHLAAARGRVYLTGCTKFRTPKEEYAKRLIVPEFLKTNPMYFV, encoded by the exons ATGTTCTTGGGTGCTGATGTAACTCATCCATCGCCAGATCAGCGTGAGATCCCCAGTGTGGTGGGTGTTGCCGCCTCCCATGATCCATTCGGGGCTTCATATAACATGCAATATCGCTTGCAACGCTCGACCTTGGAGGAGATAGAGGACATGGAGTCGATAACTCTTGAGCACTTGCGTGTCTATCATCAGTTCCGGAAATCCTATCCCGAGCACATTGTCTATTATCGTGATGGCGTGAGCGATGGTCAGTTTCCCAAGATCAAGAATGAAGAGTTGAGGGGAATTTCTGCGGCCTGCAGCGAG ATGCGCATTAATCCCAAGATTTGCTGCGTCATCGTAGTTAAGCGGCATCATACACGCTTCTTTCCGAACGGAACTCCATCGCAATACAACAAGTTTAACAATGTAGATCCGGGAACGGTCGTCGATCGCACCATTGTCCATCCCAATGAGATGCAGTTCTTCATGGTCAGCCATCAGTCGATTCAGGGGACGGCCAGGCCGACGCGTTACAATGTGATTGAGAATACGGGCAACTTGGATATAGACTTACTGCAGCAATTAATATACAATCTTTTTCACATGTTTTCCCGTTGCAACCGCGCAGTGTCTAATCCGGCTCCGGCATATTTGGCACATTTGGCTGCGGCACGTGGACGTGTCTATCTCACTGG CTGCACCAAGTTCCGCACTCCAAAGGAGGAATACGCAAAGCGGTTGATTGTTCCAGAGTTCCTGAAAACGAACCCCATGTATTTCGTGTAG
- the LOC108164992 gene encoding protein ABHD11 — MLLAKTLRFLQICRLNAKCPPTTAWATAPLCGATQRLYASSPIDMSFELFEGQTSDSSQTPLITMHGLFGSKQNWRGISKALAQRTNRKIYAVDARNHGESPHTTTHNSPSMSSDVRRFLEMRSYTKACLMGHSMGGRSMMFFAHKYPEMTERLIVVDISPIRVPRSTGEMQRIFDAMINLSLSPDLPLSEGRKLAQQQLLKATDSSETVQFIMLNLKKDPQTGAFSWACNAKLLNEFLPRFQDYRSHFASLPPYRGPTTFICGTQSPYMKREDWPQILEMFPNAEIHWLNAHHLVHFEQPQQFISIVTEFLNRPLSAS; from the exons ATGCTGCTGGCGAAAACGTTACGTTTCCTGCAAATTTGCAGATTAAACGCAAAATGCCCACCAACAACTGCCTGGGCGACAGCACCACTCTGCGGAGCGACACAGCGGCTCTACGCATCCAGCCCCATCGACATGAGCTTCGAGCTGTTTGAGGGCCAAACCAGCGACTCCAGCCAGACACCGCTCATCACAATGCACGGCCTGTTCGGCTCCAAGCAGAATTGGCGTGGTATCAGCAAAGCCCTGGCCCAGCGGACCAACAGGAAG ATCTACGCTGTGGATGCCCGGAATCATGGTGAAAGCCCTCACACGACCACCCACAACTCGCCGTCAATGTCGAGCGATGTGCGCCGCTTCCTGGAGATGCGATCTTATACAAAAGCCTGCCTGATGGGCCACAGCATGGGCGGTCGCTCAATGATGTTCTTTGCCCacaagtat CCGGAAATGACGGAACGTCTGATTGTCGTGGACATTTCTCCCATTCGCGTGCCCCGCTCCACTGGCGAAATGCAGCGCATATTCGATGCCATGATTAATCTCTCCCTCTCGCCGGATCTGCCCTTGTCTGAGGGACGAAAGCTGGCCCAGCAGCAATTGCTGAAGGCCACCGACTCGAGTGAAACTGTGCAGTTTATCATGCTAAATCTGAAGAAGGATCCCCAAACAGGAGC GTTCTCGTGGGCCTGCAATGCGAAGCTGCTGAACGAATTCCTGCCACGCTTTCAAGACTACCGATCACACTTTGCGTCCCTGCCACCGTATCGGGGTCCAACCACCTTTATTTGCGGCACTCAGTCGCCATACATGAA ACGCGAGGACTGGCCGCAGATTCTGGAAATGTTCCCCAATGCCGAAATTCATTGGCTGAATGCCCACCATCTGGTGCACTTCGAACAGCCGCAGCAGTTCATCTCAATTGTCACCGAATTTCTCAATAGGCCATTGAGTGCCTCATGA